A region of Mesorhizobium sp. AR02 DNA encodes the following proteins:
- a CDS encoding cyclic nucleotide-binding domain-containing protein, with translation MLLKDEVGMLQRVPLFSGIEPAKLKLLAFTSDRVSYSAGQILFRQGDEADAAYVILSGRADILVDSDSGPIKVAELLPNSIVGEIAILCNSSRTATVRAASDLEALRIRKDHFLRLMKEFPEMTIEILRVLADRLSHTTADLIDARTTA, from the coding sequence ATGCTGCTCAAGGATGAAGTTGGAATGCTGCAACGCGTTCCCTTGTTCTCTGGCATCGAGCCGGCAAAGCTCAAGCTGCTCGCGTTCACATCCGATCGCGTGAGCTACAGCGCCGGCCAGATCCTCTTCCGGCAGGGCGACGAGGCAGACGCCGCCTATGTCATCCTTTCGGGCAGGGCGGATATTCTGGTCGATTCCGACAGCGGGCCGATAAAAGTTGCCGAACTGCTGCCAAATTCGATCGTCGGCGAGATCGCCATATTGTGCAACAGCTCCCGCACTGCCACCGTCAGAGCGGCAAGTGATCTGGAGGCCTTGAGAATCCGCAAGGATCATTTCCTGAGGCTTATGAAGGAGTTCCCGGAAATGACCATCGAGATATTGCGGGTTCTTGCCGATCGGCTAAGCCATACGACCGCGGATCTGATCGACGCACGAACCACCGCCTAG
- a CDS encoding glycosyltransferase family 4 protein: MRIAFYAPLKSPNHPVVSGDRQMARMLVKALEHGGHSVELASELRFYLRQPEPKSFDALKIEAADEAARLTRLWHRQGKPDLWFTYHPYYKAPDLIGPELASAFAVPYVTAEASYSRRRNAGLWADSQALVARAIEKAALNICFTQRDRQGLTDAIPQAVFDMLSPFIDTSAFRDMPSRSCPTRLVTVAMMRPGDKVESYRMLAQALGSIDHLPWTMSVVGDGPARDEVKAQFAGLPADRIEWLGAIEPAAVPDVLYSGGIYVWPGYGEAYGVAYLEAQAAGLPVVAQDIAGVPEVVRDGQTGFLTPPGDVAAFAFAIERLLTRNNERTMMAAEARRFVLEERSLGGAAARLADLFKKIPVS, translated from the coding sequence ATGCGAATTGCCTTCTACGCGCCGCTGAAGTCACCCAATCATCCCGTCGTCTCCGGCGACCGCCAGATGGCACGGATGCTGGTCAAGGCGCTGGAGCACGGAGGGCATAGCGTCGAACTGGCATCTGAGTTGCGCTTCTATCTACGCCAGCCGGAGCCGAAAAGTTTCGATGCGCTCAAGATCGAGGCCGCGGACGAAGCCGCGCGGCTGACAAGGCTTTGGCACCGTCAGGGCAAGCCCGATCTCTGGTTCACCTACCATCCCTATTACAAGGCGCCCGACCTGATCGGACCCGAACTGGCGTCGGCCTTTGCTGTTCCCTATGTGACAGCGGAAGCCTCCTATTCGAGGCGACGCAACGCCGGCTTGTGGGCCGATAGCCAGGCGTTGGTGGCGCGAGCCATCGAAAAGGCGGCGCTGAACATCTGCTTCACCCAAAGGGATCGCCAGGGGCTGACAGATGCGATTCCCCAGGCCGTTTTCGATATGCTTTCGCCCTTCATCGACACATCGGCATTCCGCGACATGCCGTCACGGAGTTGTCCGACGCGCCTCGTTACCGTCGCCATGATGCGCCCGGGCGACAAAGTCGAAAGCTATCGCATGCTGGCGCAAGCCCTCGGCTCGATCGACCACCTGCCCTGGACCATGTCGGTCGTCGGGGACGGGCCTGCCCGTGACGAGGTCAAAGCGCAATTCGCCGGCTTGCCCGCCGACCGTATCGAATGGCTTGGCGCGATCGAGCCGGCCGCCGTGCCGGATGTTCTTTACAGCGGGGGAATCTACGTCTGGCCGGGTTACGGCGAGGCCTATGGCGTTGCCTATCTTGAAGCACAGGCCGCCGGCCTTCCGGTGGTGGCTCAGGACATCGCCGGCGTGCCGGAGGTCGTGCGGGATGGCCAGACCGGGTTTCTCACCCCGCCGGGCGATGTCGCGGCGTTCGCTTTCGCCATTGAAAGGCTTCTGACCCGTAACAACGAAAGAACCATGATGGCCGCAGAAGCCAGGCGTTTCGTCCTCGAAGAACGTTCCCTCGGTGGCGCGGCGGCGCGTCTGGCCGACCTTTTCAAGAAGATTCCGGTCTCATGA
- a CDS encoding glycosyltransferase: MQHRKIVVVLKGYPRLSETFIAQELLGLERAGFDLILVALRRPTDARRHPVHDEIKAPVHYLPEYLHEEPLRVVRSLFACLLRPGFWRALGSLAADIPRDFTRNRVRRFGQALVLAAEWPEDAGWLHAHFAHTPASVTRYASQLRGLPWSCSAHAKDIWTSADWDLVGKLASARWTVTCTKVGFDRLKKLANGNSSVHLSYHGLDLDRFGSFGETRKRHDGSAQDEPVVVLSVGRAVEKKGYDTLLEALALLPGDLAWRFEHIGGGEELEGLKALARKLGLDGRVSWKGALAQEEVLEHYRCADIFALACRITANGDRDGLPNVLVEAASQRLACLSTDISGVPELLSPDETGLLVPTENPIALAQALERLIRDPVLRARLGDAAERRVRGNFDHVASIGQLKDLFEREWRAAE; this comes from the coding sequence TTGCAACATCGCAAGATCGTCGTGGTTCTGAAGGGCTATCCGCGGCTGTCGGAAACCTTCATCGCTCAGGAACTGCTCGGTCTGGAGCGTGCGGGGTTCGACCTGATACTCGTCGCGCTCAGGCGGCCGACCGACGCAAGACGCCACCCCGTGCATGACGAGATCAAAGCGCCCGTCCATTATCTGCCGGAATATCTGCATGAAGAGCCGTTGCGCGTGGTTCGCTCGCTGTTTGCTTGTCTGCTGCGGCCGGGCTTCTGGCGCGCTCTCGGATCGCTGGCGGCCGATATCCCCCGCGACTTTACGCGCAATCGCGTGCGCCGCTTCGGGCAAGCGCTCGTGCTGGCCGCCGAATGGCCGGAAGACGCGGGTTGGCTGCATGCACATTTCGCGCACACGCCGGCATCGGTGACGCGCTATGCCAGCCAGCTTCGTGGCCTGCCCTGGAGCTGCTCGGCCCATGCCAAGGACATCTGGACTTCGGCGGACTGGGATCTGGTTGGCAAGCTTGCCTCGGCGCGCTGGACGGTCACTTGCACGAAAGTCGGTTTCGACCGTCTGAAAAAACTCGCTAACGGCAACTCGTCTGTGCATCTGAGCTATCATGGGCTCGACCTTGATCGCTTCGGCAGTTTCGGCGAGACGCGGAAACGGCATGACGGCTCGGCGCAGGACGAACCGGTTGTCGTTCTGAGTGTCGGGCGCGCCGTTGAAAAGAAAGGTTACGATACCTTGCTGGAGGCCCTTGCCCTCTTGCCGGGTGATTTGGCGTGGCGTTTCGAGCATATCGGCGGCGGCGAGGAACTGGAAGGGCTCAAGGCACTGGCGCGAAAGCTCGGACTGGATGGTCGCGTCTCTTGGAAAGGCGCGCTTGCGCAGGAGGAGGTGCTTGAGCACTACCGCTGCGCCGACATCTTCGCCCTAGCCTGCAGGATCACCGCAAATGGCGACCGGGACGGTCTGCCGAATGTTCTGGTGGAGGCGGCCAGCCAGCGGCTTGCCTGCTTGTCGACGGATATTTCCGGCGTGCCGGAGCTTCTATCGCCGGATGAAACCGGGCTGCTGGTTCCCACGGAAAACCCGATTGCCCTGGCACAGGCGCTGGAGCGCCTGATCCGTGATCCCGTGCTGCGCGCCCGCCTCGGCGACGCCGCAGAGCGGCGCGTGCGCGGCAATTTCGATCATGTGGCAAGCATTGGACAGCTCAAGGACCTGTTCGAGCGGGAGTGGCGGGCCGCCGAATGA
- a CDS encoding MBL fold metallo-hydrolase, with translation MDDDFFQVRFWGVRGSIAVSGPEFVRYGGNTNCIEMRCGKHTLLFDAGSGLRPAGRAFQAADVTDFDLFFTHCHYDHIIGLPAFAPIFDPSVKLTVWSGHLAGRMTTRQMIDEFIRPPWFPVKMDVCKAKLDCRDFVSGDVLRPREGVVVRTGSLTHPGGCIGYRVEWGGRVVAVITDTEHEPDTLDQSVLGLIRDADLVIYDCTYTEKEMERRRGNGHSTWQQGVKLCEAAGARGLALFHHDPTRTDEQLDAMEKLAKDRFAGAFAARDGQTLQLPVSLHKKR, from the coding sequence ATGGACGACGATTTTTTCCAGGTCAGATTTTGGGGCGTGCGCGGCAGCATAGCGGTATCCGGGCCAGAATTCGTTCGCTATGGCGGCAACACAAACTGCATCGAGATGCGATGCGGCAAGCATACGCTTCTGTTCGACGCTGGCTCGGGCCTGCGGCCTGCCGGCAGGGCGTTTCAGGCGGCAGATGTGACCGATTTCGACCTGTTTTTCACCCATTGCCATTACGATCACATCATCGGGCTGCCGGCTTTTGCGCCGATCTTTGACCCAAGCGTCAAGCTTACGGTTTGGTCCGGGCATCTTGCAGGACGCATGACGACCCGGCAGATGATCGATGAGTTCATACGGCCGCCGTGGTTTCCGGTGAAAATGGACGTCTGCAAGGCAAAGCTCGACTGCCGCGATTTCGTGTCCGGAGACGTGCTTCGGCCGCGCGAAGGGGTGGTGGTTCGGACCGGCAGTCTAACCCATCCGGGCGGCTGCATAGGCTACCGGGTCGAATGGGGCGGTCGCGTCGTGGCGGTGATCACAGACACCGAGCACGAGCCGGACACACTCGATCAGTCGGTGCTCGGCCTGATTAGAGATGCCGACCTCGTCATCTACGATTGCACCTACACCGAGAAGGAAATGGAACGCCGTCGCGGGAACGGGCACTCGACATGGCAACAGGGCGTCAAACTCTGTGAGGCGGCCGGTGCGCGGGGGCTCGCGCTGTTTCACCACGATCCGACACGCACCGACGAGCAACTGGATGCGATGGAGAAACTGGCCAAGGACAGGTTTGCCGGCGCTTTTGCGGCGCGGGATGGCCAAACGCTCCAACTCCCGGTCTCATTGCACAAAAAGCGCTGA
- a CDS encoding class I SAM-dependent methyltransferase codes for MDVTQPRNAGMDGHEQALDLTRGIAAYVNHPLVAGLARVIAKHPTADIANAFNHKQVACKMWALDKLFESDGGRFGRIWVLGGWYGVLPAMLFNDARFDIAAIDSIDIDPEVGPVARTLNREAGDRFRALTEDMYALDYAAGRPDLVVNTSCEHIADLSAWLALLPRGTNVLLQSNDYFSEPTHINCVPSLAAFEAMAALREISFSGELPTKKYTRFMLIGTV; via the coding sequence ATGGATGTCACGCAACCACGCAATGCCGGCATGGACGGGCACGAGCAAGCCCTGGACCTCACACGGGGAATTGCTGCCTATGTCAACCACCCTCTCGTGGCCGGGCTGGCGCGCGTCATCGCCAAGCATCCGACGGCCGATATCGCCAACGCCTTCAACCACAAGCAGGTCGCCTGCAAGATGTGGGCGCTCGACAAGCTGTTCGAAAGCGACGGCGGCCGGTTCGGGCGCATATGGGTTCTGGGCGGATGGTACGGCGTATTGCCGGCAATGCTTTTCAACGACGCCCGTTTCGACATCGCGGCGATCGACAGCATCGACATCGATCCCGAAGTCGGGCCGGTCGCACGGACCCTCAACCGGGAAGCCGGCGACCGCTTCCGGGCGCTGACGGAAGATATGTACGCACTAGACTATGCGGCCGGGCGGCCCGACCTGGTGGTCAATACGAGCTGCGAACACATAGCCGATCTCAGCGCCTGGCTTGCCCTGCTTCCGCGAGGCACGAATGTGCTGCTGCAATCGAACGATTATTTCAGCGAGCCGACGCACATCAACTGCGTGCCTTCACTTGCAGCCTTCGAAGCCATGGCGGCGCTGCGGGAGATCAGCTTCTCCGGCGAACTGCCGACAAAAAAATACACGCGCTTCATGCTCATTGGAACTGTTTGA
- a CDS encoding DUF3095 domain-containing protein, with protein MCYLMLMETAVASDPFVGSLPVFAKFESVADIDNYRPLPDGWALATADIVGSTKAIEAGRYKTVNMAGASVISALLNALGRQDLPYVFGGDGALVAFPGSALEIARNALASVQRWVADELDLTLRAAIVPIKDIRAQGFDVRVARFQASEAAFYAMFAGGGGSWAEAEMKAGRYRIDPAPAGARPDLTGLSCRWNPIEARHGEIVSIIAIPGASRDLRGFQFLASDIIALAGRQERDGHPVPVDGPAYSLLPAGLDVEARATAPPGRRWRVKLWVMFLMTLTAVTDRFGWTIGRFDPKVYKREVASNSDFRKFDDGLKMTIDVDADVLHRIENRLKQAEEAGICSYGLHRQKSALMTCLVISPLQPDHVHFIDGADGGYAMAAASLKAKAPVQ; from the coding sequence ATGTGCTATCTAATGCTCATGGAAACAGCTGTCGCGTCCGACCCGTTTGTCGGTTCCTTGCCAGTCTTCGCAAAGTTCGAAAGCGTTGCCGATATCGACAATTATCGGCCTCTGCCCGATGGCTGGGCGCTGGCCACCGCCGACATTGTCGGCTCGACCAAGGCGATCGAGGCGGGGCGCTATAAAACCGTCAATATGGCCGGCGCCAGCGTCATTTCGGCGCTGCTCAATGCGCTGGGCCGGCAAGATCTTCCCTATGTCTTCGGCGGCGACGGCGCACTCGTGGCGTTTCCCGGCTCGGCGCTTGAGATCGCCCGCAACGCGCTGGCTTCTGTCCAGAGATGGGTGGCGGACGAACTGGACCTGACCTTGCGTGCGGCAATCGTGCCGATAAAGGACATAAGAGCGCAAGGCTTCGATGTTCGCGTGGCGAGGTTCCAGGCCTCCGAAGCGGCCTTCTATGCCATGTTCGCCGGCGGTGGCGGCAGTTGGGCGGAAGCCGAGATGAAAGCCGGGCGCTACCGCATCGACCCTGCGCCGGCCGGCGCGCGGCCGGATCTGACCGGCCTCTCCTGCCGCTGGAACCCGATCGAAGCCCGGCACGGCGAAATCGTCTCGATCATAGCCATACCGGGGGCTTCGCGAGACTTGCGCGGTTTTCAGTTTCTGGCGTCCGACATCATCGCCCTTGCCGGCAGGCAGGAGCGTGATGGCCACCCGGTGCCGGTGGACGGGCCGGCCTACAGTCTGTTGCCCGCCGGCCTCGATGTTGAGGCGCGGGCCACGGCGCCGCCAGGGCGGCGGTGGCGGGTGAAGCTGTGGGTGATGTTCCTGATGACGCTTACGGCTGTCACCGATAGATTTGGCTGGACGATCGGCCGTTTCGATCCGAAGGTCTACAAACGCGAGGTGGCCAGCAATTCGGATTTCCGCAAGTTCGACGACGGCTTGAAGATGACCATCGATGTTGACGCGGATGTCTTACACCGGATCGAGAACCGGCTGAAACAGGCGGAAGAGGCGGGCATTTGCAGCTATGGCCTGCACCGCCAGAAGTCGGCCTTGATGACCTGCCTCGTCATCTCGCCGCTGCAGCCCGATCATGTTCATTTCATCGATGGCGCCGACGGCGGCTATGCGATGGCTGCCGCAAGCCTGAAAGCGAAGGCGCCGGTCCAATGA
- a CDS encoding polysaccharide deacetylase family protein yields MTTDPIWQPLVEELARRQRAGCKAEFWLRDDDAVDPTPALDRLLDLTGEFAVPVTLAVIPSQTDEKLVVRLDEAPQATVAIHGWAHRNHAPGDQKKQELGVHRPREAVLDELARGLSHIAGLHGTRAVPMLVPPWNRIDAGMVSDLGSIGFAALSVFGPPKPASLAVINSNVDIMDWHGTRGCRDHGLLVQAIIAQLQQAFDGGEPVGLLTHHLVHDESAWLFLERLFAVTARTEACAWLPIRTLIGRSVAGA; encoded by the coding sequence ATGACAACCGATCCGATCTGGCAGCCCTTGGTGGAAGAACTGGCGCGCCGGCAACGGGCGGGCTGCAAGGCGGAGTTCTGGCTACGCGACGACGACGCCGTGGATCCGACGCCGGCGCTTGATCGGTTGCTCGACCTCACCGGTGAATTCGCGGTTCCGGTCACTCTGGCCGTCATTCCGTCCCAGACCGACGAGAAGCTTGTCGTCCGGCTTGACGAAGCACCGCAGGCCACGGTCGCCATCCATGGCTGGGCGCACCGAAATCATGCACCCGGGGACCAGAAAAAGCAGGAGCTCGGCGTGCATCGGCCACGCGAGGCGGTGCTCGATGAGCTGGCTCGCGGACTGTCGCACATAGCCGGACTGCACGGCACACGTGCTGTTCCGATGCTGGTGCCGCCCTGGAACAGGATCGACGCCGGCATGGTATCCGACCTTGGATCGATAGGGTTTGCGGCATTGTCGGTCTTCGGGCCGCCGAAGCCGGCTTCCCTGGCGGTCATCAACAGCAATGTCGACATCATGGATTGGCATGGCACGCGCGGCTGCCGCGACCATGGCCTGTTGGTTCAGGCCATCATCGCGCAATTGCAGCAAGCATTCGACGGCGGCGAACCGGTCGGCCTGCTCACCCATCATCTCGTCCATGATGAATCGGCCTGGCTTTTCCTCGAACGGCTGTTCGCAGTCACCGCGCGGACCGAAGCCTGCGCATGGCTTCCGATCCGGACATTGATTGGGCGCAGCGTCGCTGGAGCATGA
- a CDS encoding glycosyltransferase family protein: MKRLRAFFYVQHLLGIGHLARASRIAAALADDGFDVTVVTGGAPIAGFPGPGVKSVTLPPVTSGDEGFSGLVDLQGKPIDDDFKKSRSEMLLQAFRDCRPDIVIVEAFPFGRRQMRFELLPLIEAIEATSPRPLLATSVRDILQERVKPGRNEETVDLVNRHFDLVMVHGDPAFATIDKTFPPAGAIRAEVAYTGLVAAPRAPAASERFDVLVSVGGGAAGKSLVRSTIAAARNADNAWKWCLITGPNLPKDEFDAIAGDATPGLSIFRFREDFASLLAGARLSVSQAGYNTVCDILRAGCRSLLVPFAASGETEQTVRALMLEELGLATVLTEKDLTPEGLAQAVKQALARPAPTSHSLDLEGARRSAQILRDRYRTWSPRS, from the coding sequence ATGAAGCGGCTGCGCGCTTTCTTCTATGTCCAGCACCTGCTCGGCATCGGCCATCTCGCGCGCGCCAGCCGCATTGCGGCTGCTCTGGCCGATGACGGGTTTGACGTAACCGTCGTGACCGGCGGAGCGCCGATCGCGGGGTTTCCGGGACCGGGTGTAAAATCTGTAACTTTGCCGCCTGTCACCTCCGGAGATGAAGGATTTTCCGGGCTTGTCGACCTGCAGGGCAAACCCATCGACGATGATTTCAAGAAATCGCGCTCCGAGATGTTGCTGCAGGCATTTCGGGATTGCAGGCCTGATATCGTCATTGTCGAGGCGTTTCCCTTTGGGCGCCGGCAGATGCGTTTCGAACTCTTGCCGCTGATCGAGGCCATCGAAGCGACGTCGCCCAGACCGCTTTTGGCGACGTCCGTGCGCGACATCCTTCAGGAGCGCGTCAAGCCGGGCCGAAACGAGGAAACGGTCGATCTCGTCAACAGGCATTTCGACCTTGTCATGGTCCATGGCGATCCGGCTTTCGCAACCATCGACAAGACATTTCCACCGGCCGGGGCGATCAGGGCCGAGGTCGCCTACACAGGGCTCGTTGCCGCACCGCGGGCGCCCGCGGCCTCCGAGCGCTTCGACGTTCTGGTGTCGGTTGGCGGCGGGGCTGCGGGAAAGAGCCTTGTCCGGTCCACCATCGCAGCGGCGCGCAATGCCGACAACGCCTGGAAATGGTGTCTGATCACCGGCCCGAACCTGCCGAAAGACGAGTTTGACGCGATTGCAGGCGATGCCACCCCGGGCCTGTCCATCTTCCGGTTCCGCGAGGATTTCGCCAGCCTGCTGGCTGGCGCCCGGCTGTCGGTCTCGCAGGCGGGCTACAACACGGTCTGCGATATCCTGCGCGCGGGGTGTCGCTCGCTGCTCGTTCCCTTTGCAGCCAGCGGGGAAACCGAACAGACGGTTCGCGCCCTGATGCTCGAAGAGCTCGGTCTTGCAACGGTACTGACGGAAAAGGACCTGACGCCTGAAGGTCTGGCGCAAGCGGTTAAACAGGCGCTTGCGAGGCCGGCGCCAACCTCGCATAGTCTCGATCTGGAAGGCGCGCGTCGCTCGGCGCAGATTCTGCGCGACCGGTATCGAACCTGGTCCCCGAGATCCTGA
- a CDS encoding ABC transporter transmembrane domain-containing protein: MEPSLARYIWKHTRKQQIWILMIVLLSMIPYFMSFDLPKLIVNGPIQGKGFEQPGATLPFMRLHYNLPFIGEVQFFSGFQLDRTATLLALSLVFLLLVVINGLFKLYINTYKGRLGERMLRRIRFDLVDRVLRFPPIYFKRVKSAEVATMVKDEVEPLGGFIGDAFLQPVLLGGQALTAMLFIMVQNVWLGTIALVIVAIQIVLIPRMRRRLIVLGRQRQLTARALSGRVGEIVDGIGAVHVHDTSNYERADIAARLGLIFKIRFDLYQWKFMVKFLNNFLAQLTPFLFYMIGGYLVIGGRLDVGQLVAVIGAYKDLPGPMKELIDWDQDRQDVQVKYQQVVEQFTVEDIIAPGIGALTIDDPGPMTNPLSAVGLSIADDGGAMLLNRISMQVTPGETVALVSTSTGGAEALAEAFARLNWPESGKVASGADDLLELPEAVTGRRMSYASSDVFLFHASLRDNLLYGLKHAPLTSVTYDGAAADQQRWNIDEARRSGNPDFDTHSDWIDYASAGATGPHDLFEAVRRVLDAVLLSRDILDLGLRSSADLTRHTKLAGRIVELRAALRTRLEQEGLRELVVPFEPGAYNTEATIGQNLLFGAAAGPELADKALAANPYFASVLKQAGLDRTLYEMGMEIAEQAIELFADLPPDHQFFQQLAFMSAEEIPAYETLLQRLKNRPYEVVSEADRAMIITLSFAYIEPRHRFGLLSDELMSKIVAARNQFYENLPSELQGAIERYDPAKYIAAATVMDNVLFGRVGNNHPDAPDRIRSIVYDILDELGLYAELLDVGLDFNVGAGGRRLTGGQRQKLDVARALLKRPDFLILNRPLSALDQRIQDKVLRNVLEEARRDDHAPAIVWVVTSPAMAMMFDRVIVFDSGQLVEDGTHETLLAGNGIFKELLS; the protein is encoded by the coding sequence ATGGAACCCAGCCTAGCCCGCTATATCTGGAAGCACACCAGGAAGCAGCAGATCTGGATATTGATGATCGTCTTGCTTTCGATGATCCCGTACTTCATGTCCTTCGACCTGCCGAAGCTGATCGTCAACGGCCCGATCCAGGGCAAGGGGTTCGAGCAACCGGGCGCGACACTGCCATTCATGCGGCTGCACTATAATCTGCCGTTCATTGGCGAGGTCCAGTTCTTCTCCGGTTTTCAACTCGACCGGACGGCGACGCTGCTTGCCCTGAGCCTCGTGTTCCTCTTGCTGGTCGTCATCAACGGCCTGTTCAAACTCTACATCAACACCTACAAGGGCCGCCTCGGCGAACGCATGCTGCGGCGTATCCGCTTCGATCTGGTCGATCGTGTGCTGCGGTTTCCGCCGATTTACTTCAAGCGGGTGAAATCGGCCGAAGTGGCGACCATGGTGAAGGACGAGGTGGAGCCGCTGGGCGGCTTCATCGGCGATGCATTCCTGCAGCCGGTGCTGCTCGGCGGCCAGGCGCTGACAGCCATGTTGTTCATCATGGTCCAGAACGTCTGGCTCGGAACGATAGCGCTCGTGATCGTGGCGATCCAGATCGTGCTCATCCCGCGAATGCGGCGGCGGCTGATCGTGCTCGGGCGCCAACGGCAATTGACGGCGCGCGCGCTTTCGGGCCGGGTTGGCGAAATCGTCGACGGCATCGGCGCGGTTCACGTCCACGACACGTCAAACTACGAGCGCGCCGACATAGCTGCCCGGCTCGGGCTCATCTTCAAGATCCGCTTCGATCTTTACCAATGGAAGTTCATGGTAAAGTTCCTCAACAATTTTCTCGCGCAGCTCACGCCCTTTCTGTTCTACATGATCGGCGGGTATCTGGTCATCGGGGGCCGGCTGGACGTCGGCCAGCTCGTGGCCGTGATCGGCGCCTACAAGGACCTGCCCGGACCGATGAAGGAACTGATCGACTGGGATCAGGATCGGCAGGATGTCCAGGTCAAATATCAGCAGGTCGTTGAACAGTTCACCGTCGAGGATATCATAGCGCCGGGAATCGGGGCACTGACGATCGACGATCCTGGTCCGATGACAAACCCGCTGTCGGCGGTCGGTCTGTCCATAGCAGACGATGGCGGTGCAATGCTCCTCAACCGTATCTCCATGCAGGTCACGCCGGGTGAGACGGTGGCGCTGGTCAGCACCTCAACAGGTGGAGCGGAGGCGCTGGCAGAAGCCTTCGCGCGGCTGAACTGGCCGGAAAGCGGAAAGGTCGCTTCGGGCGCCGATGACCTGCTTGAACTCCCCGAAGCAGTGACCGGCCGGCGGATGTCCTACGCCTCGTCGGATGTTTTCCTGTTCCACGCAAGCCTGCGCGATAACCTGCTCTACGGGCTGAAGCATGCGCCGCTGACATCGGTGACTTATGACGGCGCCGCGGCAGACCAGCAGCGCTGGAACATCGACGAGGCGCGCCGGTCGGGCAATCCGGATTTCGATACCCATAGCGACTGGATCGACTATGCTTCCGCCGGTGCTACCGGCCCGCACGACCTCTTTGAAGCGGTGCGCCGGGTGCTCGACGCGGTGCTTCTGTCGCGCGACATTCTGGATCTTGGCTTGCGCTCTTCGGCCGACCTCACGCGTCACACGAAACTTGCCGGGCGGATCGTCGAACTGCGTGCAGCGCTGCGAACCCGGCTGGAACAGGAAGGGCTGCGCGAACTGGTGGTTCCTTTCGAGCCGGGCGCTTACAACACCGAAGCGACGATCGGCCAGAACCTGCTCTTCGGCGCTGCCGCCGGCCCCGAACTGGCCGACAAGGCACTGGCGGCCAATCCCTATTTTGCTTCTGTGCTGAAGCAAGCCGGCCTCGACCGCACGCTCTACGAAATGGGCATGGAGATCGCCGAACAGGCGATCGAGCTGTTTGCAGACCTGCCGCCCGATCACCAGTTCTTCCAGCAGCTCGCCTTCATGAGCGCCGAGGAGATACCCGCCTACGAGACCTTGCTGCAGCGGCTCAAGAACCGTCCCTACGAGGTGGTTTCGGAGGCCGACCGGGCCATGATCATCACCTTGAGCTTTGCCTATATCGAGCCCCGGCACCGCTTCGGTCTGCTGAGCGACGAGTTGATGAGCAAGATCGTCGCCGCACGCAACCAGTTTTATGAAAACCTGCCGTCCGAGCTGCAGGGTGCGATCGAACGGTATGATCCTGCCAAATACATTGCCGCGGCCACCGTCATGGACAATGTCCTGTTCGGGCGTGTGGGCAACAACCATCCCGACGCGCCGGACCGCATACGCTCCATCGTCTATGACATTCTTGACGAGCTGGGACTTTATGCCGAGCTTCTGGATGTCGGCCTGGACTTCAACGTCGGCGCCGGCGGCAGGCGGCTGACCGGTGGACAGCGACAGAAGCTCGATGTTGCCCGGGCCCTGCTCAAGCGTCCCGATTTTCTCATTCTCAACCGACCGCTGTCGGCGCTCGACCAGCGCATTCAGGACAAGGTGCTGCGAAACGTGCTCGAGGAAGCCAGACGCGACGACCATGCGCCGGCAATTGTGTGGGTCGTGACGAGTCCGGCAATGGCGATGATGTTCGATCGCGTTATCGTCTTTGACTCAGGCCAATTGGTGGAGGACGGTACGCACGAGACACTTTTGGCAGGGAACGGTATCTTCAAGGAACTTCTGTCATAG